In Candidatus Rokuibacteriota bacterium, one DNA window encodes the following:
- a CDS encoding alpha-ketoacid dehydrogenase subunit beta, which translates to MREIRYLEALTEALREEMRRDPSVVIIGEDVRHSLRGVTKGIIDEFGPDRIFDTPISEAGFTGLATGAAMAGMRPVVEYQINALIFVAFDQLVDQAQKLRYMMGGQGKIPVTYLVVASGARRGLAGQHSDHPYPLLVHMGMKAVMPSTPRDAKGLFKAAIREDDPVVVFAPAALLPVKGAVPEGEYTIPLGQAEVKREGSDLTIIAVGPLVPEALKCAESLASEGIAAEVLDPRSLLPLDRETILASARKTGRVILFDDSNRTCGYAAELSAVIAEEAWDSLRAPIRRITRADVPVPFSPPLEAYVLPSRDRLLEECRQLLTGSRA; encoded by the coding sequence ATGCGAGAAATCCGCTACCTTGAAGCTCTCACCGAAGCGCTCCGCGAGGAGATGCGGCGCGATCCCAGCGTGGTCATCATCGGGGAGGACGTCCGCCACAGTCTCCGCGGCGTGACCAAAGGAATCATCGACGAGTTCGGCCCGGACCGCATCTTCGACACGCCGATCTCCGAGGCGGGCTTTACCGGCCTCGCCACCGGGGCCGCCATGGCGGGGATGCGCCCGGTGGTGGAGTACCAGATCAACGCCCTCATCTTCGTGGCCTTCGACCAGCTCGTGGATCAGGCCCAGAAGCTCCGCTACATGATGGGCGGGCAAGGCAAGATCCCGGTCACCTATCTCGTGGTCGCCTCCGGAGCCCGCCGCGGCCTGGCCGGCCAGCACTCGGACCACCCCTATCCGCTCCTGGTCCACATGGGGATGAAGGCCGTGATGCCCTCGACGCCCCGCGACGCCAAGGGGCTGTTCAAGGCCGCGATCCGCGAGGACGACCCGGTGGTAGTCTTTGCCCCGGCCGCGCTTCTGCCCGTGAAAGGGGCCGTCCCCGAGGGCGAGTACACGATCCCACTGGGCCAGGCCGAGGTGAAGCGCGAGGGAAGCGACCTCACGATCATCGCCGTCGGTCCCCTGGTGCCCGAGGCGCTCAAGTGCGCGGAGTCGCTGGCCAGCGAAGGGATCGCGGCCGAGGTGCTGGACCCTCGCAGCCTCCTGCCGCTGGATCGCGAGACCATCCTGGCCTCAGCGAGAAAGACCGGGCGAGTCATCCTCTTTGACGACTCGAACCGCACCTGCGGCTACGCGGCTGAGCTTTCCGCCGTCATCGCCGAGGAGGCCTGGGACTCACTCCGGGCCCCCATCCGGCGCATCACGCGAGCGGATGTCCCCGTCCCCTTCAGCCCGCCGCTGGAGGCGTATGTCCTTCCGTCGCGCGACCGGCTCCTGGAAGAGTGCCGGCAGCTGCTCACCGGCTCAAGGGCGTAG